AAAACTCGACAGGTGGTGCCATCAATGTGATCAGTAAGCGCCCTGAGTTAGGCGAAACCAATGGTAAGTTTGACTATACCTTTGGCGAACATAGCCTGAGCCAATTGCGCGGCTCTGTAAATATACCGATTGGTGATAGCGCCGCGCTGCGCACTTCAGTATCTAAATACGATCGCGATGGCTTTTCAAAAAACGTACTTAACGGACAAGACTTGGATGACGCCGATAATCTCACCATTAAAACCGATTTCTTCTGGCAAGCCACGGATAACACAAACCTTCGCTTGATTGGTCAATTCTTCGAGGCTGATAGCAATGGGGCGGCAATTAAAGGTATCGACGATCCGACCCCCGGTGCGCGCAACCTAGCCCAAGATACTGAATCAAAATTTGAGTTAGACTCAAAACTTGTTGGCCTGATCGTCGAAAGTGATTTGGGCTTTGCGACCGCAAAATATTTAGGTAGCTGGCAAGAAGATGAAATTTTAGTGCAACGTGATAACGACCGCCACGCCTACAGCACGAACCCTGAATACACGATTAGCGCCTTCTTACCCGAAATTAATAATGTTGAAACCTTCACCCATGAAATTAACTTAATTTCCCATGAGCCAGCTTTTGGCAAGCTCGACTGGATTGTTGGCGCTTTCTATTTGGATACTGATATCGAAGTGACCATACGTGAAGAGTTAGATGCTAATGGTAACGGTGTGTTAGATGGCTATGTGCCGTCTTTCCCTGACGTATTTGCTGGTGATGTTGGCTTTATTTCGGATGCCACGCCAAGCCGTGAATCGTTTTCAATATACGGTCAAACAACCTATAACTTTAACGACACGACACGCTTAATTACCGGTTTACGCTATACCAAAGACGATGTTGAAAGTGCGGTTTCTAACTTCTTTGCGCCTGAACCCACCTTAATTGAAGCGTCGGTTGAAGAAGTAACAGGCCGAATTGCTGTCGAATACGATATTAGCGATGATATTATGGTTTACGGCTCTTACACACGTGGCTTTAAACCGGGCGGTAGTAACTTAACCTTTGGTTTTGAACCAGGCGAATTCGACTTTATTAGCGGCGCTATTGATAACTCTGAACCTTTGGTATTCCCTACATTTGAAAATGAAACGATTAACGCATACGAGCTTGGGATTAAAGCCGAACTACTGGATAACCGACTGCGCACTAACTTAGCGACCTTCTTCTACGATTATCAAAACCTACAATTCCAAGCAACCGATCCTAATGCCTTCCAAGGCGGTGTGGCCAATATTCCTGAAGCGGAAATTACCGGTTTAGAGTTAGAGTTGATTGCGCTACTTACCGACGATTTGATCTTAGACGTGAAAATGTCGGCATTAGACTCAGAAATTACACAAGATTACTTCGCCCTTGATAATGTAGTAGCCGATGGCCTTGGTTTTGTCCCTGGTGACGATGTATTGCGAGCTGAATTAGCTGAAAATGTTAAAGGCAACGAGCTTGCTAAAGCACCTGGCTTTACCATGGACGCTAGCCTAGAGTACACCACTAATATTGCTAGCCACGAATTCCGCTCGGTACTGCAATACACTTACCGCGGTGAATTTGAGCAACGAATTTTCAACAATCCAGCGATTGATCAAGTAGATGATTACGAGGTGGTTAACTTACGATTTTCACTTGATTTAGATGACGACACATGGGGCTTTGACTTGATGGCGACCAATGTTTTTGACAAAGACGGTGTTAACTCACGAATGTCTGATGTTTTTGGTGTTAACGCCACAGGTGAAGAGCTGATTGCGCCGCGCCAAGTGATGGCGAGAGTAAGATATAGTTTTTACTAAGCTGATAACGATCTAGCAAGATCAAAAATGCCTGCAATTGCAGGCATTTTTTATTGGGTTTTCTATCTTTTTATGCGGTTTCTGGGCGCTTTTAAGAGAAAAGTCTACGCAACTATTCGCTAAAAACGTTTAACGCCATGGTGTTTAAGGATTGATATAACACCGCTAAGGCGTTAATAACGTCACCGTCAATCACCGCTTCATCTGGGTGATGGCTAATACCACCGGGGCTGCGGATAAACAGCATACCCACAGGGCAAATATCGGCAATTGCCATGGCATCATGACCAGCACCAGAAGGCAGCACAGCAGCATAGTCAGTTACTTGCTGGCATGCCTTGGCAAATAACTGAATAATCTGATCATCACATTGCACCGCAGGGGCTGCATGCGTCCACTGCCAGTTTAGTGTTAACTGACGTTTTTCAGTAATACCAGACGCAGCTTTTTCAATATCAGTGACCAGCCTTACCAGTGCAGCATCTTCCTGCGCTCGTATATCGATACTTAATTCTGTTAACCCTGCAATAACGTTAGTCGCCCCCGGCTTAGCAGCAATACTACCTATAGTCGCCACTTGCCCTTGTTGGCTACTTTGCGCTGCTAATTTGGCCAACTGCTCAACAGCAAGCGTAAACTCTGCCGCAGCAGCAAGGCTGTCTTGACGCAGATTCATTGGCGTTGTCCCTGCATGCCCCGCTTGGCCTATAAATTCAATGACCGCACGTTTGGCGCCAGCAATTGCGGAAACAACACCTAGCGGTTGCTGATGCGCTTCCAATACTGGGCCTTGCTCGATATGAGCTTCCCAATAACCTATCACTTCTTCAGATGACAGCGCTGCCCCTTGCTCAGCTGCTTGCTCAGGATCTAAACCGAAATCCAACATGGCTTGGCGCATACTGATGCCTTGGCTGTCTTGGAGCGCTAGCCAATTCGGATCAAACTGGCCAGCGAGTGCTTTTGAGCCAATTAAGGTTGTGGCAAAGCGTGTCCCCTCTTCGTCGCAAAAACCGACAATATCGAGATGAAATGGCAAATTAAGCTCGTTTTGCTGAGCTAAAGCTGCAACCTCAACCCCTAACATCACACCTAAAATTCCATCGTAGGCACCAGCATAGGGCACAGTATCTAAATGTGAGCCAATGATCAGGCGTTTAGCATTGGGGTTAGCACTGGTAAGTCTGCCCCATTGGTTACCAACCGCATCTTGCCATGTTTCCATCCCCGCTTCACTCATCCACTCGGCAACTTGTTGATTGCACGCTTGGTGCTCTGGGGTTAAATACTGGCGCAAAATACCATCGTCAAGCTCACTTATTTGGCTTAGCTGATGGCAACGCTCAATCGCGCGCAGGCCATATTGGCTGACGAGCTGCGTAGACAAATCATCCATTTACAACCTCTCCCTAGCTTTGCTGTTCATGCCTTCGCTGTCCATGCCTTCTCTGTCCATGCCTTCACTGTCCATGGTAGTAGGCTAATGCAGCCAAAGTCGCTTCACCGCTCGGGCCTTTATAGCCATTGGCCTGCAAGCAGGCATCTAAACAAGAGAGTGTTTGCAGTACCGTATCTTTGCGAGCGTTATAGCCCATAGTGCCAATTCGCCAAATTTTGCCATGCAGTGGGCCAAAGGAAGTGCCAATTTCAATACCAAAATCATTAAGCATTTGATTACGCACCTGATCGCCATTTACTTCGCTAGGAATATAAACGCCAACCACATTATTCATTTTGTGATTAATATCGCCGAAAACTTTTAACCCTAAGGCTTGAACACCAGCAAGCATCGCGTCGCCATGGAGCTTATGTCTGGCGACACACTCATCAACTCCTTCTTCTAACACAATACGAGCGCACTCAGAGGCACAATAAAGCATGCTGGTCGCTTCAGTATGATGATTTAGGCGCTCTTCGCCCCAGTAATCCATGATCATACCCAGGTCAAAATAATTGGAGCGAATAAAGGGCTCAATGCCGTCTTGATGATCTGCCGTGCGAATACCAGCTTCGACTTTTTTGCGTTGGCGTATCCAGTCAACACACTTGTCACTGAGCGTGATGGGCGCAGAGCCAGAAGGCCCGCCCAAACACTTTTGTAACCCGACAGTTAGGGCATCCACTTGCCACTCGTCTGCTGGTAAGTCATTACCGACAATCGATGCGGTGGCGTCACAATAGAACAAGACGTCGTGCTGCTGACAAATAGCGCCGATATCTCCCAGTGGTTGGTTCATCGTTGTCGATGTATCACCTTGCACCATGGCGAGCACACGTGGTTGCACCCGCTTAATCGCCGCTTCAATTTGCTCAGGTTGAAATACTTCGCCCCACGCCACCTCAATAGTGTGTACGTCAGCTTGTGCGCGTGTCGCTATTTCTGCCAGCAAATGGCCAAAACGGCCCATAATCGGCACTAACACTTTATCGCCCGGTCTTAGCATCGAAAGTAATGCTGACTCGATACCTGCCCTTGAAGTGCCGTCAATTAAAAACGTCCACTCGTTGTTGGTTTTAAATATTTGGCGATAACGCGCCATGGTTTCGTTCATAAACCCTGTCATCGCTGGGTCGTATTGACCAATTAGCTGTGCTGACATGGCTCTCAGTACCCTTGGGTCTGCGTTAATCGGCCCTGGGCCCATCAGCAAGCGCTGCGGCGGATTGAGTGTTTGTTTATCTGTCATTATCCTTCTCCTAGCTAATCCTAACTAAAGCTAGTTACCTAGCGCTTGCATTAACATACGAATACCGGTCAGCATTAACACCACAGCAAATGCGCGTTTTAACTGCTTTGGCTCAAGCTTACTACCCAGTTTTACACCAATAGGGGCACATAAAATGGTGAGTGGAATAATCAGCAGAAAAGCGGGAATATTGACTAGGCCAAAGGTGCCAAGTGGCGCATCCACTGGCGTTTGTGCGACCGCAAGTAAGGTGAGTACGCCCGGTAGCGCAATGATTAAACCAAATACTGCAGCAGTGCCGACGGCAACATGAGCCCGTACATTAAATGCCGACAGTAAAGGTACGCCAATGGTGCCACCGCCAATACCTATCATCACGGATAATCCACCCACGGTTGAGGCCATAATCCCCTGCCCAAAGCGACCCGGTAGCTCATTTTTTAATGCCGGTGCACCCGCGCGAAACAGCATATTTAAACTCACCATAATCGCGATAGCTGCAAACATTACGGTTAGCGCCTGACCTTGCACATAGTGTGCGAACAAGCTGCCAACAATCGCCATAGCAAGAATAAAACCTGTCCAGTATTTAACAATATCAAGGTCAACATTACCTTTAGCGTAATGTGAACGAATAGAGGAAACTGAGGTTGGTACTATGGTCGCA
The nucleotide sequence above comes from Thalassotalea euphylliae. Encoded proteins:
- a CDS encoding sulfite exporter TauE/SafE family protein, coding for MTELLNELANQWPIMVALVATGVFAGLLAGLFGVGGGIVIVPVLYFLLQGFGVSAESAMMIATATSLATIVPTSVSSIRSHYAKGNVDLDIVKYWTGFILAMAIVGSLFAHYVQGQALTVMFAAIAIMVSLNMLFRAGAPALKNELPGRFGQGIMASTVGGLSVMIGIGGGTIGVPLLSAFNVRAHVAVGTAAVFGLIIALPGVLTLLAVAQTPVDAPLGTFGLVNIPAFLLIIPLTILCAPIGVKLGSKLEPKQLKRAFAVVLMLTGIRMLMQALGN
- a CDS encoding allantoate amidohydrolase, encoding MDDLSTQLVSQYGLRAIERCHQLSQISELDDGILRQYLTPEHQACNQQVAEWMSEAGMETWQDAVGNQWGRLTSANPNAKRLIIGSHLDTVPYAGAYDGILGVMLGVEVAALAQQNELNLPFHLDIVGFCDEEGTRFATTLIGSKALAGQFDPNWLALQDSQGISMRQAMLDFGLDPEQAAEQGAALSSEEVIGYWEAHIEQGPVLEAHQQPLGVVSAIAGAKRAVIEFIGQAGHAGTTPMNLRQDSLAAAAEFTLAVEQLAKLAAQSSQQGQVATIGSIAAKPGATNVIAGLTELSIDIRAQEDAALVRLVTDIEKAASGITEKRQLTLNWQWTHAAPAVQCDDQIIQLFAKACQQVTDYAAVLPSGAGHDAMAIADICPVGMLFIRSPGGISHHPDEAVIDGDVINALAVLYQSLNTMALNVFSE
- a CDS encoding pyridoxal-phosphate-dependent aminotransferase family protein, with amino-acid sequence MTDKQTLNPPQRLLMGPGPINADPRVLRAMSAQLIGQYDPAMTGFMNETMARYRQIFKTNNEWTFLIDGTSRAGIESALLSMLRPGDKVLVPIMGRFGHLLAEIATRAQADVHTIEVAWGEVFQPEQIEAAIKRVQPRVLAMVQGDTSTTMNQPLGDIGAICQQHDVLFYCDATASIVGNDLPADEWQVDALTVGLQKCLGGPSGSAPITLSDKCVDWIRQRKKVEAGIRTADHQDGIEPFIRSNYFDLGMIMDYWGEERLNHHTEATSMLYCASECARIVLEEGVDECVARHKLHGDAMLAGVQALGLKVFGDINHKMNNVVGVYIPSEVNGDQVRNQMLNDFGIEIGTSFGPLHGKIWRIGTMGYNARKDTVLQTLSCLDACLQANGYKGPSGEATLAALAYYHGQ
- a CDS encoding TonB-dependent receptor, producing the protein MSTELPRFKRLPIATAIMASLAASSIPSAYADNLDDDAGIEEIIIVAEKRNESLQDVSQAVTAVTGEDLLDKNILSFVDLSAITPGVTVAKNEGFKTIISIRGVGNEANQNIVANPSVSYHMDGIYIASPFALQTDFIDVELIEVLRGPQGTLFGQNSTGGAINVISKRPELGETNGKFDYTFGEHSLSQLRGSVNIPIGDSAALRTSVSKYDRDGFSKNVLNGQDLDDADNLTIKTDFFWQATDNTNLRLIGQFFEADSNGAAIKGIDDPTPGARNLAQDTESKFELDSKLVGLIVESDLGFATAKYLGSWQEDEILVQRDNDRHAYSTNPEYTISAFLPEINNVETFTHEINLISHEPAFGKLDWIVGAFYLDTDIEVTIREELDANGNGVLDGYVPSFPDVFAGDVGFISDATPSRESFSIYGQTTYNFNDTTRLITGLRYTKDDVESAVSNFFAPEPTLIEASVEEVTGRIAVEYDISDDIMVYGSYTRGFKPGGSNLTFGFEPGEFDFISGAIDNSEPLVFPTFENETINAYELGIKAELLDNRLRTNLATFFYDYQNLQFQATDPNAFQGGVANIPEAEITGLELELIALLTDDLILDVKMSALDSEITQDYFALDNVVADGLGFVPGDDVLRAELAENVKGNELAKAPGFTMDASLEYTTNIASHEFRSVLQYTYRGEFEQRIFNNPAIDQVDDYEVVNLRFSLDLDDDTWGFDLMATNVFDKDGVNSRMSDVFGVNATGEELIAPRQVMARVRYSFY